From the genome of Sphingomonas sp. HMP6, one region includes:
- a CDS encoding glycosyltransferase, protein MIAFFDVNTIWRRKFADALRRTAGEVLLVAPSSGVSDLIESDTLSIRLIRGWAGPMAWLAMPWLIQLIERSRGGVATVVVTTPHYLPLARRAARRSTVVYYCSDDYRSYAGWNAARMARDEAALCRIATLSIFVSEALRARAVAEYSLDAAKTQVSANATEPRFAEPQPRPDAIAELAALAGPVFGAAGVLNTRIDLEFLAAVAADPRVGSLALVGPVEAALEGDPTLARLRADPKIHFLGAKPHAEMPQWMAAFDVAVIPYAATPFNHFCSPMRLYDHLAIGQPIIATPYCDQVAKRGDVLTGDIVAVPGLIAAALDTHAKGRTPRIETWDDRIDALQKSPVAAFLFPQ, encoded by the coding sequence ATGATCGCTTTTTTTGACGTCAATACGATTTGGCGCCGCAAATTCGCCGACGCGCTTCGTCGAACGGCGGGCGAGGTTCTTCTGGTCGCTCCATCGTCCGGTGTTAGCGATTTGATCGAGAGCGATACTCTTTCGATCCGCCTGATCCGGGGGTGGGCCGGGCCGATGGCATGGCTTGCCATGCCATGGTTGATTCAACTGATCGAACGGTCGCGCGGCGGAGTGGCGACGGTCGTGGTGACGACGCCCCATTACCTGCCGCTCGCGCGCCGGGCCGCCCGCCGCAGTACGGTGGTCTACTACTGCTCCGACGATTACCGCTCCTATGCCGGGTGGAACGCGGCACGGATGGCGCGTGACGAGGCGGCGCTGTGCCGGATCGCGACGCTGTCGATCTTCGTGAGCGAAGCGCTGCGGGCCCGCGCCGTTGCTGAATATAGCCTAGATGCGGCGAAAACGCAGGTCTCGGCCAATGCCACCGAACCGCGCTTCGCGGAGCCGCAGCCCCGGCCTGACGCGATTGCCGAGCTTGCAGCACTTGCAGGGCCAGTTTTCGGCGCGGCAGGCGTGCTCAACACGCGGATCGATCTCGAATTTCTTGCGGCGGTGGCCGCCGATCCGCGCGTTGGATCGCTGGCGCTCGTCGGTCCGGTCGAAGCGGCATTGGAGGGGGATCCCACGCTCGCGCGCCTTCGCGCCGACCCCAAGATTCATTTTCTGGGCGCGAAGCCGCATGCCGAGATGCCGCAGTGGATGGCGGCCTTCGACGTCGCCGTGATCCCCTATGCCGCCACGCCGTTCAATCACTTCTGCTCGCCGATGCGGCTCTATGATCATCTCGCGATCGGCCAGCCGATCATCGCGACGCCCTATTGCGATCAGGTCGCAAAACGCGGCGATGTGCTCACCGGCGATATCGTGGCCGTACCTGGACTGATCGCGGCCGCGCTGGACACCCACGCAAAGGGCCGCACCCCGCGGATCGAAACATGGGACGACCGTATTGATGCGCTGCAGAAAAGTCCGGTTGCCGCCTTCCTCTTTCCCCAATAG